Within the Populus trichocarpa isolate Nisqually-1 chromosome 14, P.trichocarpa_v4.1, whole genome shotgun sequence genome, the region CCTTAGGACGTGTGAGAGTGGGAAGTAGTGCTGATGTTTGCCACGTGAAGGGTTAACCTTCAGCAATTTTTATGCTTCGATGTTCAAAACGAGCCAAATATTTCTGATCTGATTCTTTTTGTCTAGGGGTGATACCAGGTTCTCATGTGACTCGATACTCTTTCAGCTTCAGCCAAAGCAATGGTTTCTTATTTTCTGAATCATTTTTCTACTGCCCCTCTTCGAGACCCGTTGCCAGTCAGGCTTCCCTTATTGCCAGTGAACATTTGCTTCTTTCCAGTCAATTAGTAGCTCTAGCTAGCTTCATTGTTCGTGTGCTTTGATCATGTTTTAATGGAGCAAGGCCCTAGCTCCTTTGGCTGAATTAGAAGTGGATGACGTGAAATTAGCATAAACTGTAAAAACTAGACGCATAGAAGAGGCAAATCACTTCTATTCATACAAGGCAGGCAAGCAAGTTGACTATGGatatcttttatcattttttttttaaaaaaagcaatttgACTGTACATCCGAATATTTAGAGTACATTTAGTATTTTGTATTATgataatgattgatttttaaaatgtttttgttttgaaatgtaataaaataatatatatattttttattttttaaaatttattttgatatctgcacttcaaaacaatctaaaaatactcaaaaattaataatttaaaacaaaaatattttttaatttttttcaaaaatatttttctaccataaaaacaaacaggttcTCCAACGTCAAAGAAATTATAACTTAGCATGCCAATAACAAAACATagattcattaaaataaaacaatttgagTTGTGCCTAGTACTTTGTAATTAGTGTTTGATTCTGCAAATTCTTTAAATCTAATTTCTGttctgaaataatttttatttttatttcttagggactatatatatattttgctgtCAGATTGATCAATGAGTTGTCTAacaatttaatttctcatcaaaCCATATTGCATGCACCTGGTTGATCACTTGACTCaacatggatttatttatttattcatgaatTGCTCGGCATGGATGTTAATTAGTTAAAAGCTTCAGCAGATCGAGAATCAGTTCTACCAAAAAAGAACCCATTACCCCACGTTAGACCATGATCTCGAAGAGAAATGGGCGGTCTTACTGGGGAAAAAGACTAACCATGCAACAAACTAAATTACTGCAAATGTAATTATAAATACGTACGTGGAGCATGAtctaattaaaatcttattatGTATTTCACCTAAATTTAGAGAGCACGATTGAGTGGGAAAACAAACCTTATTTTAATTACGTATATAATTAGTGctggaaaaaaactaattatggaAATTTAACTATTAAATTGGAAGCATAATTAAGAGATCTAGTGTACTCCACGATCCAGTTTAAGGTTTGGATTACATGTTAATGAgtcaatctaaataaaaaataaataaaatgatatcatatctttttttaattgaaataattttttttaatatttttatttctaaaactaaaacaatctctttttataaatataaaaattgtaattgaGATATCAAGTTATTAAAGCTTTTCTAAGTCAATTACTTGGCCGGTccaaaaaaaccttaattaagGTTCAGGTCATTATATCATCGGATAAATCTATCGGATCAATACACGAGGAGTTTCAAAATAGTATTTGGGAATGCATAGTATAATTAATTAGTGACTCTTCCCATCCAATTATCTCATGTATAATATATGTGAAATGATTGGTATTTCATAGCATTACATTACACAACTAGTTCACACACACAAAGAGtttctccaaaaacaaaaacaaaaaaaattcataatgtgAAGTCACGAAAAGAAAGGACGAAATAGAAAAGGCAATCAAATCTAAATTAGTACTTTGATTGGGTAATAACAGCACATGCCATCAATGGGGAAAAGAACCTAAAATCTTGAAATCGAGGCACGAAAAGAAAGGACGAAACAGAAAAGGCAATCAAATCTAAATTAGTACTTTGATTGGGTAAAATAATAGCACATGCCATCGATGAGGAAAAGAACCtaaaatcttgaaatttgaTCACGAAAAGATTGGAACGAATTAAAATTTTCAGCTCAGAAAGATAAGGGTATGGACACAGATATAAAATTCAAAGCCTTCTACAATAAATTCCACGATCCCAACTACAACCACTCTAACCTTCCCATtagtattttctatatatttacaCACAACTGTTTGTTCTCTTCATCCccatcttcttctttcctctCAGAAACCAATGGCGATTTCCTCAATCTCTTTGTGTTATCTTCTGCTCCTTCTCTTCGTAACAGGTAAAGCATTTGCTCTCAAATATCTCATGACATCTCTATGTTGGGACTAGAGTCttgttttttgaagaaaaaaaatcatgttgaaagATCATATATATGCATGTATTTAGAGATTGTcagtgataaaaaaatcttggatTCTTGATTGATATTGTGGTTATTAGATTGCAGCTAAATTAATTAGCAAATTAAACCATTCCAAGTTGTAATTAACTAAgagatgattatatatatatatatatatgtataagtTGCCGTATTTACAAGAACTGATCTCCACATGTCTATGGCTGATTTCTTGCAGGCAACGTAGGTAATGCTACCGTGTTTACTCTCCAAAACCAGTGCAGCTACACCTTATGGCCAGGAACTCTCTCTGGGAATGGAGCTGCCACtcttggtgatggtggttttacgTTGGCACCTGGTGCCTCAATCCAGTTCCAGGCTCCACCCGGTTGGTCAGGCCGATTTTGGGCCAGAACTGGGTGCGTATTTGATGAATCAGGCAGTGGAAAGTGCGTAACTGGTGACTGTGGTGGCACTCTAAACTGTATTGGTGGTGGTGCTCCTCCCGTCAGTCTTGTGGAATTTACTATTGGGACAAACCCTAATGACAAGGACTTTTATGATGTTAGTCTCGTGGATGGCTACAATGTTGGCTTAGGCGTCAAGGCATTGGGTGGCTACGGTGATTGTCAATATGCGGGTTGTGTTTCGGATCTTAATGGGAACTGCCCCGCGGAGCTCCGAGTCGTGGATTCTGGCTCAACAGTTGCTTGCAAGAGTGCTTGCGCAGCCTTTAACGCCCCCGAGTTTTGCTGTACTGCCGATCATGCCACGCCACAGACTTGCTCGCCAACGCAATACTCGGTGATGTTCAAAAATGCTTGCCCGACAGCATATAGTTATGCTTATGATGATGCCTCAAGTACTTGTACTTGCACGGGTTCTGATTACTTGATCACATTTTGTCCGAGTGGTTCTGGATAATTTCCTGTCATGTTTCTTGGTAgatgattattttataaagaataCAATCTTATTTATAGATCTATTTCTATGTGGGAATTCATACATTTGCAAGCAAGCAATTTTCTCAAGATTATCATATGACCATATTtagcatttttctttcttgtattattggttgttataattaatttgttgataaTATTATGTGTTAGTATTATAGTTTTCTTAAATGTTCTAAAGGTTCCTTTGGCTCAAGGCTGGCTTCTCTGGTTGGAATGGAAGTGCTCAACAccattcaattaataaaattttttattaaaatttacttGACTAGATCTTGACCGCGATGTTTGACAAGGTCAAATAAGTCATTGTTTAACccattaaattatttgttattagcATAGTCAATATTCAAAACACCTTGAAAGAAAACCAACTCAAATGATCATTTGAAAGTTGAGTTCATTATTagtgtttaataactatggtgaAAGCTGCTAAAAAGCCTGTAGGAGGCTAATCGGTTCTACTTAAAAAGCCTATAGTTCAAGCCATTAGCCCATGATTTCATAGTCAGCCACCAAAACCCAGCTAAACAAGAAGCATAAACGCACCCAAACCCATTTTTTTATAGTCAAAGAGAGACAGTCCCTGCtacaaagcaaaagaaagaagggaaCAAGCCACAAGAGTGCCTAGATAGTGCAAATAGACCGAAAACAAACTAAACAAGGATTAGCTATAGCATTTGAACAAGGAGGATTGAGAAGTCTAGTCCGAGTCCAAGGCTTGTGTACGGTTAGAGCTTGTATTGGCGGGCCACCGTACGTTCCTTTCTCTTCAAACGAATGAAGTATGATTTACGAACAAGCGTATCAGGGCAATCTTAAGAGAGCACAGACGGTTTTTCTTCTGCAGATTTGTTTAACCTCTTGGAATCACAAAGACCAATCACCAGACTGCCTAGTTGGATTCAATTTTAGAAGAATTTGCTACTGTGTAGTTTTTAtacaagaacaataaaaaaaacaagtaatttcTACCTCACCACCAAAGCCACAAATACCACCTTAAGACTCTCCAGCAGTGGAAGCAAGAACCGAGTTTCTGAAGCATTTAGAATACAGGTGGAGCTTCAATGGTGAAGGTAGACGGGTCTACTGACAGTCAACAGACTGCATCATAAAACTTGCAGTTTCACAAATCAGAACCATATTGCTAGCCAAACGAACAGGGAATCCACCAAGTTCAGATCAAGAAAGCAGGTTACAGGCAGGCAACGTGTAATTTGAGATATGGGTTCGATTGGCATAACCACCATTTTCATCTGACGCGTTAACTTTCAAAACCCTGTATCCGACTGAACATTAGGTGACACCTCgcaaaattataaagaaaaaactggGGGAAGAAACAAAGTAGACAAGGCTTTTCTATAAAGGCCTTCGGCCAATCCTCTAATCACTCGTCAACAAAGCTTTTtaccttcctttctttttttttcttttttgttgttttctttctacATACATTTCCAAATTTCTCTACAAGCGGCTTCATTTTCGAAAGCCAATGCCAATGCCAATGCCACCCAATTTCTTTAAACGAGGGTGAAGCACAAGACCAAACCTACATCCAGGGCACGTGCTCTTCGTGCCACCTTTCCTACAATTGAGCCctggaaaaattaagaaaaaatcgaAGGGGAAATAAACTACAGCTGCCTATATTTTACAGACATTCCTCTGGACGAAGTATTACTTGAAAACAAACTACTCCGCAGACGACTAAACCATGATACTTTCATCTCACCAGAGCCCGTGCACTGACCCTCCCCTTCCCCCTCACTGCTAAAGAGGGTTTGGTCCGAGCAGTCAAGTGATGCTCCACAAGCTAAATTATAGGACTGACATGCTGAATGACATACCCGGAGCCTGTTGTCACCATCCATGTCACACTTTTGGATAGAGATCTGGTCATTCATGTGGACAAATTTTAGCCCATGCAATAAATCATCATCATGCAtgacaaatattttataaattgatgggAAGGAGATTGATGAAGAAAGAGGTGGGTGACTTACCCAGCAGGCTAGTCGCTTGGCAGCTGCATCACAGTAATTGCTGCcaaagatattaaataatttccGAGCACCACCTGGGAACAATCGGTGATAGTTGGGCATGACAACAACTTCTTCTAGCTGCTGAAGTATGCTTGATTCACTGGGTGCACAGTGTTGGCTGTCACTCCCCAGTACATTTTTGCAAACTGAAAGACTGGACAGCAGAGTTGAGCTGTTCAGACATGTGTAGCCTGCATAGTCTGAGCAACGGAATTCACAAACTCCGTTGTCACAGACCCCACCATGTAGGCTGCATTGTTCATCACAAACAGCTGCATATCATAGCAAAGAGCAAAATTAGAAAGATAATAATTGGAAGGAACATTATCAGGCTTCTCCGAGAAAGATCACATCACCAGTAGAGCAGTCAATGCCAGTGTAACCATTTTCACATTGACAGATCCCATTTGAAAGGCACTTGCCCTGGCCATTGCAATTCCCTGGACAGGAGCCtgcaaaagaatgaaagaaatgcTTTATAGAATTGCAAAAATAGAAGTCAATGAAACCAAGATTCCAATCCACTGATTTCAAACTGGTATATTGAAACCTTTATAGGAGCTTACGTTTACTACAATCATGACCATGAAACCCTACAAAACAGTGACACTTTCCATCTACACAGTCTCCATTAAAATCACAAGAACTGGGGCACTGTCCAGGTACAGAAATGGAACCTGTGCTGCAGAGCTCATGGTAAGCAGGACAAATCAGCTCCCCTACAGGCAAGAACAAAACAACAGAAAATACAATGATGAATAGGCTTCACAATTCAATGTGATCAATCagcttaaaaacaaataaataactacCGTTAAATCCAGGGAATTGAACTGGTCCTCCAGCTTCTGGACACGCTTTCCAAATACCATCCACAGCAACCTAAAAGGAGGGTCATCAGAATTACATTGAAAAACACACCGTGCTTTTTAGTAGCAGCACAAAAGTaccaattattttcaaaatcctaaaaataGACATTCAAGTCTCGTTCAGACCATCCCCTTAGTAAACAACAGCGCCATGTAAGAGGCAAGAAGCTCGTGTTGTGCAATATGGTGCCTTATTCCATGTTCAAGAGGGAAATTAGATGGATAGGTATGTTCAATGGACATCCTACAGACTCACACACCTCCATAGTGAAAGTTTGCTAAACCCTGTGACTGAATTCCTCGACACAAATGTTATTTTCTGGAAAGTTTAGGAAAACTTAAAAGTTCATAGGTCATAAGAACAGAGATTGAATACTTGCAAATATCCAAATCATCACAAGTCGATAACAGCTTACACAATTGCACAAATTTCATTAATTCATCTTTTCAACCCTCTCAAAAACTCATAATTTGTTgagaaaattacagtttatatGTAAAGTTAGAAGCTCAGAAGCTTCCACAGACAACTGAACAGATCACACTAGCATCTATTAAACTACAGCATGGCATGCAGGAAAATATTAACTGTATCAGAGCTCTGATGCATACCTCAAGAGAGTTATTGACACATCTGTGCTGATAACAACCATTTCCTTGGGTCACTGAGCCCCGGACAAACCCAGAACGTACTAATGATGAGGTCATACACCTACatgcattattttaaaacaGATGATCAGTATATTGTTGCTTAAACTCTTCAACTAGACCCTAGAAAAGGCTCTAATCTAAAATCTCACCTGGACCTACTTCCTCGCACTTCACCTAACATTCTATCTGGCTCTCTTGCACTGTTAGAGTCTGTACAGGATCCATCGGAGTATGCCACAAAATAAGTACAGTAGTCGGCCAGTGAGGACTGCCCGCCTGTGATGACCAATTaaagaaagtaaaacaaattatcaaattaagGACCAATCCAACCTGCTTAAGGatattgatttattgaaaaaatcacAGCCTCGTTCAAATGCATATATGTTGAAGCATGGCCAGCTGTTACAAGCAGCTTATGACACCCAAAGACTTGTGTAGAAATaattgagggaaaaaaacattatcttgacAAGATTTTGAATCAAAGCAAAGTCTCCATAAGTTGAAGCCACTAAATGAGGATCTCAGATGAAATATGGAATAATGGGAGAAACATGTGGTTAAGGAGATGATCTCCTGGATCTCAACGATTAATCACAGACACGACATGAAATCTAGGCTTAGTTTGATGAGAGAATCTTGAAGGACAGACTGCCATTCCAAtttatataggaaaaaaaaaaaacaggggttaaaaatatttgacctccaaaaaacatcaatttacaATAACATATATAAGAGCAGGAAATTTTATAACTGCATATTCATAGACTAGCAGAGTTGGAACACGGAGCATAAATAAAGTGCTAGAAATAGCAAGCTCAAGAACAAACCTTTATTTGCCTGCGGGAAGTAGCGAGCCCACTGGGGGAGATCTCCACTGTAACTTACAATTGGGCAATAACCTTCTGCCTCCCTGTTGTATGTACAGCCTGACAACTGGGTAGTGTTGCAATGATATGCCCCCTTCCAGAGGTTGCAAGGGGAAGTAAGAAAATCAGTTCCTTGATTTCGACCCCAATCAAGATGATCTGCCATGCTATAGTTAGCTCGGTACCAACCACTATCCTCCAATAGAGCTAGTGTCATTTTTGAAACTACCGATCTTGTATCCACGGATCCTGTCATTATCTCGTTCATCAGAAGCCTCTTTTCCCAATGTGACCCTGCAGCCAAGTTCCCAGATAACTAACAATCACTAAATTGCTAAGAATTACCACATTTTTAGCTAGAATACGGCACGCGTCAGATAGTAACAATAGATTATTGCTCCTCAAACTGGTATAAACATTTTCCACATGTCATTCATTCAGTATTTCTGTTTCCCTAAAATAACATCCTGTCATTTACTGCAGATTGATTTTCAGAGATAGGTGTTGATGCAAGTGCTTCAAAGACAACCAAGATGTCTACAATCTATTTATAGcgaaattaaatataaaaagtaaacactgcttgaaattgaaaagcattcacagaatataaaaagaataccTGATGT harbors:
- the LOC18104999 gene encoding pathogenesis-related thaumatin-like protein 3.5: MAISSISLCYLLLLLFVTGNVGNATVFTLQNQCSYTLWPGTLSGNGAATLGDGGFTLAPGASIQFQAPPGWSGRFWARTGCVFDESGSGKCVTGDCGGTLNCIGGGAPPVSLVEFTIGTNPNDKDFYDVSLVDGYNVGLGVKALGGYGDCQYAGCVSDLNGNCPAELRVVDSGSTVACKSACAAFNAPEFCCTADHATPQTCSPTQYSVMFKNACPTAYSYAYDDASSTCTCTGSDYLITFCPSGSG
- the LOC18105000 gene encoding uncharacterized protein LOC18105000 encodes the protein MEGFINKFSSCSVTRVDTKFRFTLIVFEIALILLCFQAINAESHGQQLQGQSAERGSENIVSHSCIHDQIIEERKRPGRQVYSVTPQVYGQSGNSKPLNGKGRALLGISESSLQQKGAKKPIRIFLNYDAVGHSPDRDCRKVGDIVKLGEPPVASLPGTPCNPHGDPPIYGDCWYNCTVDDISGEDKRHRLRKALGQTADWFRGALAVEPVKGNLRLSGYSACGQDGGVQLPHGYVEEGVADADLVLLVTTRPTTGNTLAWAVACERDQWGRAIAGHVNVAPRHLTAEAETLLSATLIHEVMHVLGFDPHAFAHFRDDRKRRRSKVTEQLMDEKLGRMVTRVVLPRVVMHSRHHYGAFSENFTGLELEDGGGRGTSGSHWEKRLLMNEIMTGSVDTRSVVSKMTLALLEDSGWYRANYSMADHLDWGRNQGTDFLTSPCNLWKGAYHCNTTQLSGCTYNREAEGYCPIVSYSGDLPQWARYFPQANKGGQSSLADYCTYFVAYSDGSCTDSNSAREPDRMLGEVRGSRSRCMTSSLVRSGFVRGSVTQGNGCYQHRCVNNSLEVAVDGIWKACPEAGGPVQFPGFNGELICPAYHELCSTGSISVPGQCPSSCDFNGDCVDGKCHCFVGFHGHDCSKRSCPGNCNGQGKCLSNGICQCENGYTGIDCSTAVCDEQCSLHGGVCDNGVCEFRCSDYAGYTCLNSSTLLSSLSVCKNVLGSDSQHCAPSESSILQQLEEVVVMPNYHRLFPGGARKLFNIFGSNYCDAAAKRLACWISIQKCDMDGDNRLRVCHSACQSYNLACGASLDCSDQTLFSSEGEGEGQCTGSGEMKVSWFSRLRSSLFSSNTSSRGMSVKYRQL